Proteins from a genomic interval of Stenotrophomonas maltophilia:
- the ptsJ gene encoding transcriptional regulator PtsJ, whose amino-acid sequence MKITGHSAESIFDSIRDGIGKGRLPAGSVLPPVRELAEQLGVNRNTVAAAYKRLDAAGLASTAGRRGTVVRGLPPSLAREGSVPGLALQDLAGGNPDPRLLPNLRLAPAAPRLYGVGTVDPKLQALARASLDGDCPEGYALELTHGAVDGIERLLAAWLLPGDRIAVEDPCFLGSLNVLNAVGHVPLPVAVDAHGMQVESLRAALEAGARAVLLTPRAHNPTGASLDAKRARALRQLLAAYPQVAVLIDDHYALLSRQAYHSVLPLDGRRWALLRSLSKSLGPDLRLAWLACDEETAMRLRLRLASGTGWVSHLLQDAATSVLASASQRAKIASAGERYQQRLQSLQDLLRARGMPTPQPMEGLNLWLPLPTDSHPQVLALASRGWHVRAGEVFAVAQPGHGLRITCAALGTAQLRQLADDLATVCGV is encoded by the coding sequence ATGAAAATCACCGGACATAGTGCCGAGTCGATCTTCGACAGCATCCGCGACGGCATCGGCAAGGGCCGCCTGCCGGCCGGCAGCGTGCTGCCGCCGGTGCGTGAACTGGCCGAGCAGCTGGGAGTGAACCGCAACACCGTGGCCGCTGCCTACAAGCGCCTGGATGCGGCGGGCCTGGCCAGCACGGCGGGCCGGCGCGGCACGGTGGTGCGTGGCCTGCCGCCGTCGCTGGCGCGCGAGGGTAGTGTGCCCGGGCTGGCCCTGCAGGACCTGGCCGGTGGCAATCCGGACCCGCGCCTGCTGCCGAACCTGCGCCTGGCCCCGGCCGCACCACGGTTGTATGGCGTGGGCACGGTCGACCCGAAGTTGCAGGCGCTGGCGCGCGCCTCGTTGGATGGGGACTGCCCGGAGGGCTATGCGCTGGAGCTGACCCATGGCGCGGTCGATGGCATCGAACGCCTGCTGGCGGCGTGGCTGCTGCCGGGGGATCGCATCGCGGTGGAGGATCCGTGCTTCCTCGGCAGCCTCAACGTGCTCAACGCTGTGGGCCACGTGCCGTTGCCGGTGGCGGTGGACGCGCATGGCATGCAGGTCGAATCGCTGCGTGCGGCGCTGGAGGCCGGTGCACGCGCGGTGCTGCTGACCCCGCGGGCGCACAACCCGACCGGCGCCAGCCTGGATGCGAAGCGGGCACGCGCGTTGCGCCAGCTGCTGGCCGCCTATCCGCAGGTGGCGGTGCTGATCGACGATCACTACGCGCTGCTCTCACGGCAGGCCTATCACTCGGTGCTGCCGCTGGATGGCCGGCGCTGGGCGCTGCTGCGTTCGTTGTCCAAATCACTGGGCCCGGACCTGCGGCTGGCCTGGCTGGCCTGCGATGAAGAGACCGCGATGCGGCTGCGGTTGCGGTTGGCATCCGGTACCGGCTGGGTCAGTCACCTGCTGCAGGATGCGGCGACCTCGGTGCTGGCGTCGGCATCGCAGCGGGCGAAGATCGCCTCGGCAGGTGAGCGTTACCAGCAACGCCTGCAGTCGCTGCAGGATCTGTTGCGCGCGCGTGGCATGCCGACGCCGCAGCCAATGGAAGGATTGAACCTGTGGCTGCCGTTGCCAACCGACAGCCATCCGCAGGTGCTGGCACTGGCTTCGCGCGGATGGCATGTGCGCGCGGGCGAAGTGTTCGCGGTGGCGCAGCCGGGGCATGGCCTGCGCATCACCTGCGCAGCACTGGGGACGGCGCAGCTGCGGCAACTGGCCGACGACCTGGCGACGGTGTGTGGGGTGTAG